TTTTAGAATTTATATAAGCATTTACAAAAAGCATCCAAAAATCCTGGAAAATGACTTTACAGACTTAAGTCAATTTGAACAGATATCCTTATCATGAAACAGTTTAAAAATCCTCTAATAGAGTAAATAGGAGCAAAACTCCGTCATGTGAAACTTTAAAAAAAGCCACTGATGGTTAGTAACTAAAACTGATGTTTAACAATGAACCGTAAAAACTGACTGAAATTACCATCATATATATAAGAGAACTAAGATACTTTTATAGATGAATTTGTCTTTTGTCAAAGAATTTTGTTAGGAATTTTTAAACGTTTTATTACTATACTGTAAACTCTATTATGatctatattttatttactttacttactttgagggctattttcccggtcctatacagcaggggaatcttactctctacaggacctccccagtcattttatcatgttcgttcgaaagtattcaacatttcacacagcatattgctaGTTTATTGTCAAATTTGCTTGTAAAACTTTAAGTAGATTCAAATGGTATGCAATAAAATCCCATTTTAGTGAATACTGAAACATCTCCCTTATTTATGATGATCTATTCCCTTTCTATTTGAATTCGTTTATTCTATTACCGTTCTTTAAGATTAAGTATTTGCAGCCTAAAACAAGGAATGATGAAATGAATGATTTaagttattatcatcgttattactaTTAGCAGCTAAGTTAAaacccaagttggagaagcaggatgctataagtacaagggccccaacacggaaaatagcccagtgaggaaagaatgtaaggaaacagataaaatagagtatctgagtgtaccctcaagcaagagaactgtaacccaagacagtgggttacatacgtatatgcatgcatatatacatttatatatacataaacattttatatatatatatatatatatatatatatatatatatgtgtgtgtatatatatatatatatatcttcggtgaaggcagcaacagccagtaatgaacacaaatttcatggtatggatagggaaagagttgttcaaattgtcctttttttattattcccaacgtttcgtgattcttaatcacattgtccagggctaaaaataaaacatatacaaaagaattaagaaacagttaaaattttttacaaattcattcaaaactataaaaacagttgaaatttaaatgaaaattaaaaggaaaaaatgaataaataaatatatatacataagacagagtagtggaaccaacctcgcagaagcgtagtgagaaactgtatgccaacaagagttagaaaataaaccaaagaaaactatgacaaatacaactgaatagaagaagcttgggtatttaacgacggaactagtcgtttgatcaatatggactcaagaagaggtaagtcatggttatttgacacttgaccaatgatggtaaaatctttgttttcaatattttgtttgcacattatagcatgagtccgaatattagaatgttcagggttggatattctgcaaccagttcgatagctaacacctctatgggaatcaattctgacctttaacaacctcttggtagatcctacgtaggtcccagagttacactttgggcaattatatttatataccacaccagaggacatataaggactcaatcgatctttgaagtgaaaaagcgagccaatagtgagagggttcttagggatgagtttaacttccacagctgggaagtgtagttggataatttcagtaaaccttttcttaaggaaatcctcatgaagaaaaggaaaactagcataaaattttagtttaggaactttaagtgtttttggagtctgagccaacttgtcattcaataatctattaagaagtttaaaaaatattttggtggggaaacagtttttcttaaaatattcacataaataaataatttcaatatggaacgattcccaactagaggtcaaaaggaatgctctgtggagaagagtaaaaatagagttagttttaaaattataaaaacaagagctataaaagtttgaacctaacccagtgaacgtcttttttctaaaaatcgtggtactaaaaccttctctatttctagacaccaacacatctaaaaaggggagtttgttatcttcctccttttctacggtgaatgatatgttatcatgttgtgagttggcaaagtcaaggaacgattcagcgccgaactcatctctgaatagagcaaaggtatcatcaacatacctaacataaaacaagggatgataacttaaagggcaattttccagcatggtctcctccagggagcacatgaaaatattagcaaaggtgggtcccaagggggaacccatagccatcccatcaagttgtttgtacaaattaccattaaaaacgaaagaggtgtccagcaccgctagctccaaaagttttttaaaagacgtgcgattaaaatcattaaaagtggtattaggttcagaaaataatttgtttaaaataatattgatagtttcttccacaggtacattagtgaataaagactcaacatcaagactcgtcatgaaaagatctgagtcttgagaaattatggcctctttaaatgcataggagttatttagagaaaaggtgttttttgttaaaggttccagtaagggaacgaggaacttggctagtttgtaattaggggtattaaaagacgacaagataggtctcagtggaacattgggcttatggattttgggtaaaccatataaaatgccatacAAACTAgccaagttcctcgttcccttactggaacctttaacaaaaaacaccttttctctaaataactcctatgcatttaaagaggccataatttctcaagactcagatcttttcatgacgagtcttgatgttgagtctttattcactaatgtacctgtggaagaaactatcaatattattttaaacaaattattttctgaacctaataccacttttaatgattttaatcgcacgtcttttaaaaaacttttggagctagcggtgctggacacctctttcgtttttaatggtaatttgtacaaacaacttgatgggatggctatgggttcccccttgggacccacctttgctaatattttcatgtgctccctggaggagaccatgctggaaaattgccctttaagttatcatcccttgttttatgttaggtatgttgatgatacctttgctctattcagagatgagttcggcgctgaatcgttccttgactttgccaactcacaacatgataacatatcattcaccgtagaaaaggaggaagataacaaactcccctttttagatgtgttggtgtctagaaatagagaaggttttagtaccacgatttttagaaaaaagacgttcactgggttaggttcaaacttttatagctcttgtttttataattttaaaactaactctatttttactcttctccacagagcattccttttgacctctagttgggaatcgttccatattgaaattatttatttatgtgaatattttaagaaaaactgtttccccactaaaatattttttaaacttcttaatagattattgaatgacaagttggctcagactccaaaaacacttaaagttcctaaactaaaattttatgctagttttccttttcttcatgaggatttccttaagaaaaggtttactgaaattatccaactacacttcccagctgtggaagttaaactcatccctaagaaccctctcactattggctcgctttttcacttcaaagatcgattgagtccttatatgtcctctggtgtggtatataaatataattgcccaaagtgtaactctgggacctacgtaggatctaccaagaggttgttaaaggtcagaattgattcccatagaggtgttagctatcgaactggttgcagaatatccaaccctgaacattctaatattcggactcatgctataatgtgcaaacaaaatattgaaaacaaagattttaccatcattggtcaagtgtcaaataaccatgacttacctcttcttgagtccatattgatcaaacgactagttccgtcgttaaatacccaagcttcttctattcagttgtatttatcatagttttctttggtttattttctaactcttgttggcatacagtttctcactacgcttctgcgaggttggttccactactctgtcttatgtatatatatctatttattcattttttccttttaattttcatttaaatttcaactgtttttatagttttgaatgaatttgtaaaaaattttaactgtttcttaattcttttgtatatgttttatttttagccctggacaatgtgattaagaatcacgaaacgttgggaataataaaaaaaggacaatttgaacaactctttccctatccataccatgaaatttatatatatatatatatatatatatatatatatatatatatatatatatatttacatatacatgtagtatatatatatatatatatatatatatatatatatatatatatacatatatatatagatagatagatataaatatatatatatatatatatatatatatatatatatatacatatatatacatatatatatctagatattgtGTGTCTGTATTATGACAAAGGGTACACTTATTCAAtgacagtatatgtatgtatatatatgtatatatatatacatatatacatgtatataaatatatatatacatatatatatatctagatatttatatatatttatgaatatatactgtatgtatataggtttatatatacacatacagcatatatgtataatatatatatatatatatatatatatatatatatatatatatatatatatatatacatatatgcataaacattttCCAAAAAAAGCTCTTTATCTCATATAAAGAACAATAAGGAAGGCATTACATgcaattacaataaatctttcaggAACCACAAACACAGCTGTTCTTTTGTATCTTGAGAGCCAACAGACGCAGTAAACCCAAATAAATCAGTAGCTCCTGATGAACTGTTGCATATTTATAAATTAATGTTAAAATATAGCAGCCAGAGAGAATAAAGTaatattaacaagaaaaaaaatggtgaaattTTTACGAGAAAGAGAGATttctttatctatatttatttgctaggtgtgtatatatatacatgtatatatgtatatatatacatatatatatatatatatatatatatatatatatatatatatatatatatatatacacatatatatatacatatatatatacatatatatatgtatatatatatatatatatatatatatatatatatatatatatatatatatatacatatatattagacttgggataacctattggaaacatccttgtctGGCCATCTACTGGACTGAGGTTTCAGACCCTcttaagctggatagtttcttgtagtgtctgtagcctcactatccttgtgagctatggatatattgtatgggggagcctataaatccaCCTGCCGAGCCATTAACAGCCATTTCTTAGTCCTCCTTGTGTCCTAGCTTGGATTGAAAGGAGGTTTGGGTgatgatcagatgtatatatggtcagtgtctagggcattgtcctgctagctagggctttatcctgctagctagggcattgtcctcataTCTATAGCATTGTCCTGGTAGCTATTGCATTTtaatgctagctagggcattgtcctgctagctagggtattgtcctcATAGCTatagtattgtcctgctagctattgCATTGTAATGCAaactagggcgttgtcctgctagctagggtattgtcctgctagctattgCATTGTaatgctagctagagcattgtcctgctagctatagcattgtccagctagctagggcattgtcctgctagctagggcattgtcctcatagctatagcattgtcctgctagctattgCATTGtaatgctagctagggcattgtcctgctagctatagcattgtcctgctagctagggcattgtcatgctagctagggcattgtcctgtaagCCAAGGCATTGCTCTGGTAGCTAAGgcattgctactgtcccttgcctctgccattcatgagtgacatttaaacctttatatcTGAGACGTATATTCTCTGGAGAACATTCTCGTATcaaattaccacaactgtctgcgGTAACTTCATTTCAGTTTCTTCAGTTGAGCAAATTACGAAGTATCGCTTGGTTTCTATGGCTTGGCAGATGGGACCATAATTAGTGAGTGACATGGATCCTTTCCATAACATTTGCGcaaggattatctctctctctctctctctctctctctctctctctctctctctctctctctctctctctctctctcggggtcgtGATGTATTCTACGATGCGATGAATAACGTTTTTACGAATTATGACAACATGAAAAGATGTTACGGAGTATTTTACTTAGCTATCGCGTCCAGTTATACTGAGTACCAATGTTTGTTGATATATTTACAATACTTATGATGTAACTAAGTTGAACGAATTATAGTTTACAGGATATAAAGAATATTGATTAAGTCAAACCAGCGGGAAAGAATGTAGGAGCATAGATAAAAGTAATGCTCCTCCACTTTTCCTTACTCTGAATAGAATCAGGTGCAGAGTTCGTTTGTTtttaattgagacaaaataaaggTGCCATAAAACAATATTATCCATAATTTCCAGAGAATATCTACCTAAAAGTGTGGATAGAAAAGGCTCAATTCACCTTAATGAAGAACGTGGAAATTCAAAGGTCTTCATTATCTAAACAAAACCGAATAGTTTTCTTTCCGGTTTAGTTTAGTTTTTTAATTTGACTGCAAATTTATGTGAAGTCAATAATAAATGttataatgaataagaaaaataccGTACCTGACTTTTGTTTACGTAAATACTTATTTACAGCAGTTACGAAAGATTGTAGATGAAATTAAagctatcaatctttttttttatataaccatTTCATCTAAACCTTGAGAAATATCTGGAAGTTAACGCTAACTGAAAGTAGGAAAATAACTTATGCTaaaaatatatgagaaatatataaaaagaaagcaTAGAATTTGTTCTGCTGTTAACTACAAAAGCTCTCCGTCTATCGTAGGCAAAAGCATAGATCCCCCAGCCTTAGTTTCTAAATAGAAAGTTCTTTATACAAGAGATTTCAACGCACTGATGTAATACCTGACTTTGAATTATTTTCCCTGTAAGGATGttagatttaatttatttttcattgacaCAAACGTCCacttataaataaaaacttttcacaaggcactacaagatttggaagcccaaggcctacatggcttcggactacgaagcgtgaagtaggagatgatgaatggagaagtattgatttaaaagctcaaaatagagacgactagcgaaatctaactgaggcccttggtgtcaataggcgtaggaggagacgatgatggtGATAATATGATTCACGAACGGAAATATTATACCAGAGTTGTCAATACTTATAAGTGAACGGCAtggaaatatatgattttttaggTCTCTATATAAAGAAAATGGGACCTTAGAGATTACAAactaagcagaggaaggaagaaagaatAATAGACttacgaggtaagaaaatttgtgggcatagactggtacagaaagaccataaaaagatgaTCGTGGTAGGATATATCTGGGGCATTTGTCCTGAGGTGGACTACCTACggcaaatgatgatgataatgatataaagttTAAGTTTCTGAAGGGTAGAAGGAAAACATATTTTACAAATTGAAGTTTTTATTCGTGAACATGTGGCGTTAAGAGATGCGAGGTCCTGTACTCCATTAATAGAACCAATGAATATTATTAGAAAGAATGATAAGAAATATACTTATATGGATTAAAATGGCAATGCACATGCATGCCATACATTTTACATAGTCATGCTTATCtttcacaaatatattatatatatggtaaatatagttatttatatgaTTAGATATCACAGAGTTGACTAGAGAACTGCTTAATTCACGTACCATTTGAATTAATTATGCTTTTTTTGAGTTTCTTCTGATATATGATTGTTGTCATAGCAGGGACTTGTGACTATGAGTATAAGAAAATGAATGAAGACAGAAAAAAGACCCAAAAAGGGAATTTCTTGACAAGAAACAGTTAGACAAAGTGCAAGGAAAATTTTAACAAATTCTGCAATTGTTTTAAGATAGCTTAAGATGTGAATAAAGGATTGGATGACCTAAACAAATATTTTCACTATAACAAACAAAATGATGAAGTTGAGTTCTGAATGATGTGAAACTgttttttgataaaaattaatgtGGGGATTATTTTGTACCAGCTTAAACGTGTCTAGCACATTTGATAGTCGGAATATCTTCATGACGAGACTCAGTGGTCGATAGTGTAAGCTCCCAAGAGGCAAGCGCAGCTTGCGGGCAGTTTGAAGCTCTCGATGGCGAAGGGGAAGTACTGATCGTAGGGGTCGTAGACGAGGAACCGATGGTAGATGGACTTCTGCAGGCATGTGGATTCGTAGCATATGGGGACCTTTGGACATTCCTCTCCAGCAGTTAAGCAATCCTCCACGCGGGCCGTCTGGGTGAAAGTCTTGTAATGAAGTTTGATCTCGTTGATGATGACCCTCCACTTGCCGTCGGTGTTCAAGGCCCTGAGTGGCCGGATATAAGCCGTCTCAGATGGGCAAAGGTAGGTCTCCTCATCCAGGGTGTTTGGCCTTTCGACAGAGAGTTCCGTGTTGAGGTCAGCCACGTCGGCGTACAAGTGGTTGAATTTATCCAGGTGGTACTGGATGGCGTGTTTGATTTCGTACTCTGGATACTCTTCGTCTTCCAGGCAATAGGTGGCGTTGGTTAGCTCTGAACAGGCGGGGATTTCAGGTTCGTGGTGCTTTCCGTAAGAGGGTTCTGGATGGTAAGCCGGAGCTGGATGGGCTGGATAGGCCGGTTCTGGATGGTAAGCCGGAGCTGGATGGGCTGGATAGGCCGGTTCTGGATGGTAGGCTGGGGGTGGATGTGCTGGATAGGCTGGTTCTGGATGATAAGCGGGTGCTGGATAATGGGATGCTGGAACGTGGTCGTTGTTATAAGCGACATTGGATCCAC
The DNA window shown above is from Palaemon carinicauda isolate YSFRI2023 chromosome 37, ASM3689809v2, whole genome shotgun sequence and carries:
- the LOC137629121 gene encoding neurotrophin 1-like, which produces MALRVLVSLLLVGSSWGSSTSHVSISLGGSNVAYNNDHVPASHYPAPAYHPEPAYPAHPPPAYHPEPAYPAHPAPAYHPEPAYPAHPAPAYHPEPSYGKHHEPEIPACSELTNATYCLEDEEYPEYEIKHAIQYHLDKFNHLYADVADLNTELSVERPNTLDEETYLCPSETAYIRPLRALNTDGKWRVIINEIKLHYKTFTQTARVEDCLTAGEECPKVPICYESTCLQKSIYHRFLVYDPYDQYFPFAIESFKLPASCACLLGAYTIDH